AGATGAAGGGGGCGGTTGTGACCGAAGACACTTGGAGCCCTGACGCGAAAGAACTGGCCTGGACGCCGGGCCCGTGGGGTCCTGAGCATGGCGCTTTCGTCTATGTTGCCAGTAAGGTTGAGCAGGAGCAAGCCGTTTGGAAATACCACGAAGAGAACAAGTCCAAACGCCCTGACCTCGTTGTCAATTCTGGTAAGAAAAGCTTGCATTGTGAGCTCCTATGCTTTTCGGTCTCGGATATTAACTGTCATATTAGTCCTGCCCAGCATGAACCTGGGAAAGAGTCTTGATGTTGTAAACCAAGGACACAGGTCTACTTCAGGTTTCATCCTGCCTTTCCTCGAGGGACAGAGAATGCCTCCTCACTTCAGCCACCCTCGTAAGTGCTCAAAGTGAAAGTTGGACAGTCCTATAGCTAACTTTGTGCTAGAATACTTCATCGATGTACAGGACGACGCTATTCTGCATGTGGCTGCCGCTATTTTACCTGATGTCAAAAGCGAACGCATCTTTGGTTTCGCTGAGTCGTTCTGCTGGGATGATGTTCTCAAAATCTTGCGCAAGCAGCACCCGGGCAAGAACATCCACGAAAACTTTGCCAGCGAACCTTTCCCAGTTATCATCAAGCCCGTCGACCGCGCTGAGGCACTATTGAAGAGGCTGGGACAGCCTGGTTGGACTTCCCTAGAGGATAGCTTGCGGATGAACACAGAGGACCTCAAAGCTGAAATTTCTGCCTGAGAACAGGGCTTTCATGGATTTCGATGTTTTGGTGTAGACGTCGGGGTTTGGTAACTTGAAATCGAAAAAGCCACCTTCAGCTAGACAATCTAGGGCTGAGACTTCACATCAATATCGACCAATAGTAACTAATCAGCCCGCAAGTCGCATTTCAGCTACACGTTCTAAAGCAACCGGCATCACAAATGTACCCCGCATAAGCGCCGGCTGCTGCCTGAAAACGGGTCACTTGTAGCCAAGATGCGAGTTCGATCAAATTGGACTTCTTCTGGTCAGCACGACCATCGGGATCTTTCTGATACCAACATGCCTCGTTTCAATTTTTTCAATGGGCTCGAGAACAGCACGGAGAGTGATTGACTGAGTCAATAACCCAACACATCGGGGCCGACATGGACCCTTGCAAGATTTGCCGGCATTTTATTGAGTATACCGCCCGCTTAAAGTCTCTTGTCAAGTTCCAAACACCATGGATCGTATGGGAGCAGGAAACCAAAGAAATCTTCGTTTCCAAGAAAGATTGCCCGTTGTGCGCGGCTCTTTGGGAGTTGCTGATTGAACACAGTCTGAACCAGGCTAGAGAGCGTTTCAAGCACGTAACAACAGAAAGCTCACATCCCGTTGCTCTGAAAGTACTGGAGGTAAACAACACTGGTAGGATTCTCTGGGCAAGCCTTGAAGTTTCATTGGAAATCACACGAGACAGTTTTGTGTATCTTTCAGAGGCATCAATAGGCATTTCGCCACAGGATCCAGATGAGGGTATGTCTCAACCCAATTCTTATTCCTAAACCAATACTGCAGAAAGCTTCACACTCATGTACTGACCACTTCCCGTAGCATGCCAGCATCCTTCTTTCTGGATGTCAGGTCGGACATATTCACTCCGGACTTTGGCAGAAGACAGGATACTATGCGCAAGGACTTGGTTGAATACTTGTGAGAGCACGCACGGTAGCTACTGCCAACCACGCAAGGGAGAATTGCCAAAACGTTTCATCGATACGAGACCGGATCAGCCTTTACGCCTGGTGTCTACCACGAGTGAAGTATTCCAGCAACTCTCCGCCGTTGTGCGATATGCAACATTGAGCTATTGCTGGGGAACATCGACTCCATTAAGAACTACAAAAGCTACGGAAGAAGACTTTGGCGTTTCTATACCTGAGAACCTTCTTCCTAAAACTTTCCGACACGCTATAAGATTAGTCCGCTCATTAGGTATCAGCTATCTTTGGATCGACTCCTTGTGTATAGTACAAGATGACCAGGCAGAGTGGGAATTGGAGGCATCTCGCATGGGGGATTTCTATGCTGGAAGCCTTATCACTATAGCAGCAAGCGACGCTTGGGATAGCGAAGGAGGCTGTTTCCCAGGAGACGATAATAGCATGGAAGCAGTTATAGATGGCAAAGACTCGAGTCCAGGAGACACTAATGATCCTGAGGGTGCGGCAAGAGCTAAGGCAGATCCTACAGTCCGGATGTTCACCTACAAGGGAGAGGACGGCTACTCCCAAACGTCTTGCACTAGAATGATCCGTTTTCAATGCCTTGACTCCCGCGAAATTCCACGACAAGCACAGCTCAGCACACGAGGATGGGCGCTTCAAGAGCGAATCTTGTCTCCAAGGATTCTCCACTGTCTGAAGTCGGGCGTTCACTGGCAGTGTCAATACTTGTACGAAACTCAAGCTACTCAGACCTACCAGGTCCACCATTCTACAGCAAGTGATTTGACATACCCCATCACGCAAGTTTCCCAATGGTGGCCTGAATGGATCGAAGATTACTCCAAGCGAGACTTTACTATCGCCTCCGACCGGCTGCAAGCTTTCGCCGGGATTACCAAACACTACACAAACTTAACTTCAAAGAAACCGATTCTCGGAATTTGCCCTGACAATCTTGCTCGAGACTTGGCTTGGATCAGAAATGGCCAAAAGAAGGGCCCCGGTATTCCTGGAGCACCCTCTTGGACCTGGTTTTCTTGTAACGCCCCAATCATGGTAGATGATTGGGGCTTCAAACTTCAACGCCGCTTCAAGGTCTCAAATGGCGTGGACTTGGTCGCCTTTGGCATCGAGTGGAAGGGAATCCCGATGACGTCCCAGATTGAGTCTTGTCATCTCATCATACGTGGAGTTGTCAAGAGTATTTCAGTCCGCATACCGCCAGAAGCCATGCTATACAATCCACCGTACATGCTGCTCAACGATGAAGAGACCGATTTCTCCAAAGGCTCAATACCTTGGACCTGCTCAGGACGATTCGACGATCCCGGTCATCCGGTAGATTCCGGACTCCCATACCCTTGCTTGCTTCTCAGGACGAGGATGATTGAGGAGGCCAAAGGTGGCATGATTTTCATGGATACGTTTCTGATTCTTTCTCGTGAGAATGACCCAGCTAAAGTAAAGTCGACTGAGCATGGGAGCTTTCGACGCATCGGAATCGCATCATTCAGAGGCAAGGACAGAATCTTCGTGGACAATTCCGACAGAAAAACAGTATTCCTCATCTAGAAAGATTATACCAGACAATCCCGTATACCTACATTGAAAGAAGCTTTTAAGGGTCAAATGTTTATTTTAGGAGATGTTCTCGGAAAGTACTGAATAGACCTCCACCACTCCTTCTTATTCCTACTTTAGCGAATGATGCCGCATTCTGTAGTCAATAGTATCAGTCGTTTCACGACATCCATACACGCAAACAGGATTTGCCACTGCTGGATAATGTGCAAGAGTCCAGTGCCAGCTACTACGCACATTACACACGCTTGCGTAGGGCTTGAGAGGGGAAGTTTGAATGATGACTTGAGTAGAAGGTGAGCTAACTGAATCAACTGGGCTATACCTGTTGTATTCGACTCTGAATATGTGCAGTGTTTCACATAAGGTTCAAGGAGAACAATTTCGGTTATTTCAATCTAAATGAGCGCTCAAGGTAATAAGAAATGAGATGGATTATGGCAAGCTTTAATAGCTCGTGATCTTCAGCCTCAACTCAAAGAGCATGTTCAACACCTTATTATTCTCTATCCTCTTAGTCGTCCTTGGGGTTGCGGAAGAGTACAGGCTGAGGACTTCCTGGCCGTTGTCCATCAAATTGCCTTCGGGAAAGCGTATTCGGCTGCCAGACATAGGTCAAACCAGGCCTTTCCTGCCTTGCGGTGGCAGGAAGAAAGACCGCCGTCATGCCTTCTGGTATCTGCTGGGATATGTGTAGAGGGTGAAGGGAGACTGTGCTTGGCAGGCCCGGAGTAAGTATTCCAGTGTGACCTGCAGTTCATCCTCGTTCGGATAACGTGAACATCCATCGATGGCGCAGAAGACCACCGCTCCTGGAATAGACAACAAAGTTATCTCGAATAGCTGCCGCAAGGCGTTGAAAATCCCACTCAGATAATAGCGCATAATCGACACCCATGGCCAACGTTCGCTCAGCTGGTAATTTCTCAAGCAACTGAACGATCAAACTGCGCAAAAGATGGAATCGACCTTGCGCGCTATCCTCGCGGAGGATACCACAAAAGTAGTGAAGAGTGACGGCTGGC
The Colletotrichum lupini chromosome 6, complete sequence DNA segment above includes these coding regions:
- a CDS encoding aldehyde reductase II, giving the protein RNGHFVRCDYYPYYVTASYKEPSVKRFVLTSLSLTTLAANPETFIEMKGAVVTEDTWSPDAKELAWTPGPWGPEHGAFVYVASKVEQEQAVWKYHEENKSKRPDLVVNSVLPSMNLGKSLDVVNQGHRSTSGFILPFLEGQRMPPHFSHPQYFIDVQDDAILHVAAAILPDVKSERIFGFAESFCWDDVLKILRKQHPGKNIHENFASEPFPVIIKPVDRAEALLKRLGQPGWTSLEDSLRMNTEDLKAEISA